The following proteins are encoded in a genomic region of Triticum dicoccoides isolate Atlit2015 ecotype Zavitan chromosome 1B, WEW_v2.0, whole genome shotgun sequence:
- the LOC119338335 gene encoding 24-methylenesterol C-methyltransferase 2-like, translating to MEPATMAWTLAAAGFALVYWFVWVMGAAEVQGKRAVDLQMGSIADDKVGDRYSQYWSFFRSPKETAAAATADKVPAFVDTFYNLVTDIYEWGWGQSFHFSPSLPGRSHREATRVHEERVADLLEARPGKRLLDVGCGVGGPMRAIAAHSGSDVVGITINEYQVNRARSHNRKAGLDAQCEVVCGNFMAMPFPDASFDGAYSIEATCHAPRLQDVYGEVFRVLKPGGLYVSYEWVTTPLYRAEDPEHVEAIHGIERGDALPGLRRQDEIAAVAKEVGFEVVKELDLALPPALPWWTRLKMGRLSYWRNSLVIRALTLLRVAPKGVSEVHEMLYETAHHLTRGGETGIFTPMHMVLLRKPATAAE from the coding sequence ATGGAGCCGGCTACCATGGCCTGGACgctggcggcggcgggtttcgcgcTGGTGTACTGGTTCGTGTGGGTGATGGGCGCCGCGGAGGTGCAGGGGAAGCGCGCCGTCGACCTCCAGATGGGATCCATCGCCGACGACAAGGTCGGGGACAGGTATTCCCAGTACTGGTCCTTCTTCCGCAGCCCCAAGGAGACGGCCGCCGCGGCCACCGCTGACAAGGTGCCGGCCTTCGTCGACACCTTCTACAACCTGGTCACCGACATCTACGAGTGGGGCTGGGGCCAGTCGTTCCACTTCTCGCCCTCTCTGCCCGGCCGGTCGCACCGGGAGGCGACGCGGGTgcacgaggagcgcgtggccgacCTGCTCGAGGCGCGCCCCGGGAAGCGCCTGCTCGACGTCGGCTGCGGCGTCGGCGGGCCCATGCGCGCCATCGCGGCGCACTCCGGCTCCGACGTCGTCGGGATTACCATCAACGAGTACCAGGTCAACCGCGCCCGCTCGCACAACCGCAAGGCCGGCCTGGACGCGCAATGCGAGGTGGTGTGCGGCAACTTCATGGCCATGCCGTTCCCGGACGCGTCCTTCGACGGCGCCTACTCCATCGAGGCCACCTGCCACGCGCCCAGGCTGCAGGACGTCTACGGCGAGGTGTTCCGCGTGCTCAAGCCAGGGGGCCTCTACGTCTCCTACGAATGGGTCACCACCCCGCTGTACCGCGCCGAGGACCCGGAGCACGTCGAGGCCATCCACGGCATCGAGCGCGGCGACGCCCTCCCGGGCCTGCGCAGGCAGGACGAGATCGCCGCCGTCGCTAAGGAGGTCGGCTTCGAGGTCGTCAAGGAGCTGGACCTGGCGCTGCCGCCGGCGCTCCCCTGGTGGACGCGGCTCAAGATGGGGCGCCTCTCCTACTGGCGCAACTCGCTGGTGATCCGGGCGCTCACCCTGCTGCGCGTGGCGCCCAAGGGCGTCTCCGAGGTGCACGAGATGCTGTACGAGACGGCGCATCACCTCACCCGCGGCGGCGAGACCGGCATCTTTACCCCAATGCACATGGTGCTGCTCCGCAAGCCGGCCACCGCCGCTGAATAG